In one Streptomyces sp. NBC_01241 genomic region, the following are encoded:
- a CDS encoding MmcQ/YjbR family DNA-binding protein, producing MTPQQLRAFCLEFNASVEEFPFGPETSVFKVLGKMFALSTLDARPLSVNLKCDPDEAVRLREEYDAVVPGWHMNKRHWNTVTVSGVPDRMLRELIEDSYDLVVAGLPKAERLRLDRA from the coding sequence GTGACTCCGCAGCAGCTGAGGGCGTTCTGCCTGGAGTTCAACGCGAGCGTCGAGGAGTTCCCGTTCGGGCCGGAGACGTCCGTCTTCAAGGTGCTCGGCAAGATGTTCGCGCTCAGCACGCTGGACGCGCGTCCGCTGTCGGTGAACCTCAAGTGCGATCCGGACGAGGCGGTGCGGCTGCGGGAGGAGTACGACGCGGTGGTGCCGGGCTGGCACATGAACAAGCGCCACTGGAACACGGTGACGGTGTCCGGGGTACCGGACCGGATGCTCCGTGAGCTGATCGAGGACTCCTACGACCTGGTGGTCGCGGGCCTGCCCAAGGCGGAGCGGCTGAGGCTCGACCGGGCATAG
- a CDS encoding hemolysin family protein, whose amino-acid sequence MSVPLVLGVVLLVVGGWLAACAEAGIARTSSFRAAEAVRSGRRGSQKLEQVAADPTRYLNVALLVRVACEMSAGVLVTYACLKEFPETWEALAVAMAVMVLVSYVAIGVSPRTIGRQHPLNTATAAAYVLLPLARVMGPVPQLLILIGNALTPGKGFRKGPFASEAELRAMVDLAEAESLIEDEERRMVHSVFELGDTLVREVMVPRTDLVCIERYKTIRQALTLALRSGFSRIPVTGENEDDIVGIVYLKDLVRKTHINRDSEADLVSTAMRSAAFVPDTKNAGDLLREMQQERSHVAVVIDEYGGTAGIVTIEDILEEIVGEITDEYDRELPPVQELENGCFRVTARLDIGDLGDLFDLDEYDDEDVETVGGLLAKALGRVPIAGASAVVDLPDGRRLRLTAESTAGRRNKIVTVLVEPVGQEGVDAE is encoded by the coding sequence GTGAGCGTTCCTCTGGTCCTGGGTGTCGTGCTGCTGGTCGTCGGTGGCTGGCTGGCGGCCTGCGCGGAGGCGGGCATCGCGCGTACGTCGAGCTTCCGGGCCGCCGAGGCGGTCCGTTCCGGGCGGCGCGGCAGCCAGAAGCTGGAACAGGTCGCGGCGGACCCGACCCGCTATCTCAATGTCGCCCTGCTGGTGCGGGTCGCCTGCGAGATGTCGGCCGGTGTGCTCGTCACGTATGCCTGTCTGAAGGAGTTCCCGGAGACCTGGGAGGCCCTGGCCGTCGCCATGGCCGTGATGGTCCTGGTCTCCTACGTCGCCATCGGTGTGTCGCCGCGCACCATCGGCCGTCAGCACCCGCTGAACACGGCGACGGCGGCGGCGTACGTCCTGCTGCCGCTGGCCAGGGTCATGGGCCCGGTCCCGCAGCTGCTGATCCTCATCGGCAACGCACTGACGCCGGGCAAGGGTTTCCGCAAGGGGCCGTTCGCCAGCGAGGCCGAACTGCGGGCGATGGTCGACCTCGCCGAGGCGGAGTCGCTGATCGAGGACGAGGAGCGCCGCATGGTGCACTCCGTCTTCGAGCTCGGTGACACGCTCGTACGCGAGGTCATGGTGCCGCGGACCGACCTGGTCTGCATCGAGCGGTACAAGACGATCCGGCAGGCGCTGACCCTGGCGCTGCGCTCCGGCTTCTCGCGGATCCCCGTCACCGGGGAGAACGAGGACGACATCGTCGGCATCGTGTATCTCAAGGACCTGGTCCGCAAGACACACATCAACCGGGATTCGGAGGCCGATCTCGTCTCCACGGCGATGCGGTCGGCGGCGTTCGTTCCCGACACGAAGAACGCCGGCGATCTGCTGCGCGAGATGCAGCAGGAGCGCAGTCATGTCGCCGTCGTGATCGACGAGTACGGCGGTACGGCGGGCATCGTCACCATCGAGGACATCCTCGAAGAGATCGTCGGCGAGATCACCGACGAGTACGACCGTGAACTCCCGCCCGTCCAGGAGCTGGAGAACGGCTGCTTCCGGGTGACCGCGCGCCTGGACATCGGCGACCTCGGAGACCTGTTCGACCTCGACGAGTACGACGACGAGGATGTGGAAACGGTCGGCGGACTGCTGGCGAAGGCGCTGGGCCGGGTACCGATCGCCGGGGCGTCGGCGGTCGTCGATCTGCCGGACGGCCGCCGGCTGCGGCTGACGGCGGAGTCCACGGCGGGCCGCCGGAACAAGATCGTCACGGTGCTGGTGGAGCCCGTGGGGCAGGAGGGGGTGGATGCGGAGTGA
- the ybeY gene encoding rRNA maturation RNase YbeY produces MSIDVNNESGTEVDEQAVLDIARYALARMRIHPLSELSVIVVDTDAMEQLHIQWMDLPGPTDVMSFPMDELRPPSKDDEEPPQGLLGDIVLCPEVAKQQGEDAPTQHSMDEELQLLTVHGVLHLLGYDHEEPDEKTEMFGLQAAIVDGWRAERGLTGPSPAPTVS; encoded by the coding sequence ATGTCGATCGACGTCAACAACGAGTCCGGAACCGAGGTCGACGAGCAGGCGGTCCTCGACATCGCCCGCTACGCGCTCGCGCGGATGCGGATCCACCCCCTCTCCGAGCTCTCGGTGATCGTGGTGGACACCGACGCCATGGAGCAGCTCCACATCCAGTGGATGGACCTGCCGGGTCCCACGGACGTCATGTCCTTCCCGATGGACGAACTCCGTCCGCCGTCCAAGGACGACGAGGAGCCCCCGCAGGGGCTCCTCGGTGACATCGTGCTCTGCCCCGAGGTCGCCAAGCAGCAGGGTGAGGACGCGCCGACGCAGCACTCCATGGACGAGGAGCTCCAGCTCCTCACCGTCCACGGAGTGCTGCACCTCCTCGGGTACGACCACGAGGAGCCGGACGAGAAGACCGAGATGTTCGGCCTCCAGGCCGCGATCGTCGACGGCTGGCGTGCCGAGCGCGGCCTGACCGGTCCGTCGCCCGCCCCCACCGTGTCGTGA
- a CDS encoding PhoH family protein, which translates to MTQTSTDQTPARGQARAQFTVPAKHPMVTVLGSGDSLLRVIETAFPAADIHVRGNEVSAAGDATEVALIQRLFAEMMLVLRTGQPMTEDAVERSIAMLKATESGKGDGPETPAEVLTQNILSSRGRTIRPKTLNQKRYVDAIDKHTVVFGIGPAGTGKTYLAMAKAVQALQSKQVNRIILTRPAVEAGERLGFLPGTLYEKIDPYLRPLYDALHDMLDPDSIPRLMAAGTIEVAPLAYMRGRTLNDAFIILDEAQNTSAEQMKMFLTRLGFDSKIVVTGDVTQVDLPNGTKSGLRQVQDILEGVQDVHFSRLTSQDVVRHKLVGRIVDAYEKYDNRDSHNRK; encoded by the coding sequence ATGACTCAGACATCCACAGACCAGACCCCCGCGCGGGGCCAGGCGCGAGCCCAGTTCACCGTACCGGCCAAGCATCCGATGGTGACGGTCCTGGGTTCAGGCGACTCGCTGCTGCGCGTGATCGAAACGGCCTTCCCGGCGGCCGACATCCATGTCCGGGGAAACGAGGTCAGCGCCGCCGGGGACGCGACGGAAGTCGCTCTGATCCAGCGCCTGTTCGCCGAGATGATGCTGGTGCTCCGCACCGGTCAGCCGATGACGGAGGACGCAGTGGAACGCTCGATCGCCATGCTCAAGGCAACCGAGAGCGGCAAGGGGGACGGTCCGGAGACACCGGCCGAGGTACTCACCCAGAACATCCTCTCCAGCCGCGGGCGCACCATCCGTCCCAAGACGCTCAATCAGAAGCGGTACGTCGACGCGATCGACAAGCACACCGTCGTCTTCGGCATCGGCCCTGCGGGCACCGGCAAGACCTACCTCGCCATGGCGAAGGCGGTCCAGGCCCTGCAGTCCAAGCAGGTCAACCGGATCATCCTGACCCGCCCCGCCGTCGAGGCGGGCGAGCGGCTCGGCTTCCTGCCCGGCACGCTCTACGAGAAGATCGACCCGTATCTGCGCCCTCTCTACGACGCACTGCACGACATGCTCGACCCCGACTCGATCCCGCGGCTGATGGCGGCGGGGACGATCGAGGTGGCGCCGCTGGCGTACATGCGGGGAAGGACGCTCAACGACGCGTTCATCATCCTCGACGAGGCGCAGAACACCAGCGCCGAGCAGATGAAGATGTTCCTGACCCGGCTCGGCTTCGATTCGAAGATCGTCGTCACCGGTGACGTCACGCAGGTCGACCTGCCGAACGGGACGAAGAGCGGTCTGCGTCAGGTCCAGGACATCCTCGAAGGCGTCCAGGACGTGCACTTCTCCCGGCTCACCTCCCAGGATGTCGTCCGGCACAAGCTCGTCGGCCGTATCGTCGACGCGTACGAGAAGTACGACAACCGAGACAGCCACAACAGGAAGTAG
- a CDS encoding carbohydrate kinase family protein translates to MRTDIPGIDPLDGLRAPQDPDCDVFLTGTVFLDIIFTGLDSAPVRGTESWARGMGSSPGGVANMATALARLGLHTSLAAAFGDDHYGEYCWDALEQGEGIDLSMSHTVPGWHSPVTVSMAYEGERTMVSHGHEAPGPAGTPGAAIPAEEPLFPRCPPRARAAIASLVPGRSEPWVAKAAGNGARIFADVGWDETGRWDLDALTDLRHCQAFLPNAEEAMRYTRTDCPRAAAHTLAERVPLAVVTLGADGAYAVDAATGASAEVPAIEVEALDPTGAGDVFVAGFVTGTLADWPLADRLAFAGLTAALSVQEFGGSLSAPDWDEIAAWWQQVRTFADQDPAALQRYAFLEKLLPTAARPWPLRRAVPTIGFRRPA, encoded by the coding sequence GTGAGAACAGACATTCCAGGCATCGACCCACTGGACGGGCTGCGCGCCCCGCAGGACCCCGACTGCGACGTCTTCCTCACCGGAACGGTCTTCCTCGACATCATTTTCACCGGCCTGGACAGCGCCCCGGTGCGCGGCACCGAGTCCTGGGCCCGCGGCATGGGCTCCAGCCCCGGCGGGGTCGCCAACATGGCCACCGCGCTGGCCCGGCTGGGGCTGCACACCTCGCTCGCCGCGGCGTTCGGCGACGACCACTACGGCGAGTACTGCTGGGACGCCCTGGAGCAGGGCGAGGGCATCGACCTGTCCATGTCGCACACCGTCCCCGGCTGGCACTCGCCGGTGACCGTCTCGATGGCGTACGAGGGCGAGCGGACGATGGTTTCGCACGGCCACGAGGCCCCGGGCCCCGCGGGCACCCCCGGCGCCGCGATCCCCGCCGAGGAACCCCTGTTCCCGCGCTGCCCGCCCCGCGCCCGCGCCGCCATCGCCTCGCTCGTTCCGGGCCGCAGCGAGCCCTGGGTCGCCAAGGCGGCCGGGAACGGCGCCCGGATCTTCGCCGATGTCGGCTGGGACGAGACCGGCCGCTGGGACCTGGACGCCCTCACCGACCTGCGACACTGCCAGGCATTCCTCCCCAACGCCGAGGAAGCGATGCGCTACACCCGCACCGACTGCCCGCGCGCCGCCGCCCACACCCTGGCCGAGCGGGTGCCCCTCGCCGTGGTCACCCTCGGCGCGGACGGCGCGTACGCGGTGGACGCGGCGACCGGGGCGAGCGCCGAAGTGCCCGCGATCGAGGTCGAGGCCCTCGACCCGACCGGGGCGGGCGATGTCTTCGTCGCCGGATTCGTCACCGGCACCCTGGCGGACTGGCCGCTGGCCGACCGGCTGGCCTTCGCCGGACTGACCGCGGCGCTCTCGGTGCAGGAGTTCGGGGGATCGCTGTCGGCACCCGACTGGGACGAGATCGCCGCCTGGTGGCAGCAGGTCCGCACCTTCGCCGACCAGGACCCGGCCGCGCTCCAGCGCTACGCGTTCCTGGAGAAACTGCTGCCCACGGCCGCCCGGCCGTGGCCGCTGCGCCGGGCCGTCCCGACGATCGGCTTCCGCCGCCCGGCATGA
- a CDS encoding MFS transporter: MSSRPRAAWPLVAVFTAGYLAAYLLPTIVGRLSVHLGLSTAQAGLAGSALLLSSATAGFTLAGRVEVYGPRKPARVGLVLAMAGYGCAALASSVPLVVMGAVIGGFGSGTATAVAAAGIAAQRDPHRTSSLGLLSVSATAGALYLTIPHLGGGHRLPFASIALVALLVWPATARLGHAGSGSPAAPVSRRLPHRRSGLVLAGGMLVWSMAQNALWGVSSRIGVAQVGLSEVTIGAVFAAALGAGLLGVMGAGMLGARLGRAVPIGVGTLIIAASIVLSSSARSLGSFATAEILWNTVYPVVLSYLIGLAASLDVRGRWAVLAGSASSVGVACGPVLGSVLSEQAGYPVMGLVLGAVTLLVAAPVTAVALHTGGRPLVPGSVRRRGGAPAALLAVTTGAVPGAVPRLGAPEQAVTEISLPVRRRRPVRNAFRTAGPSGGAGQSNAYASTSDR; encoded by the coding sequence ATGTCCTCGCGCCCTCGCGCCGCGTGGCCCCTGGTCGCCGTGTTCACCGCCGGTTACCTCGCCGCCTATCTGCTCCCCACCATCGTCGGGCGGCTCTCCGTCCATCTCGGTCTCAGTACGGCCCAGGCCGGTCTGGCGGGCAGTGCCCTGCTGCTGAGTTCGGCAACCGCCGGGTTCACACTGGCGGGCCGGGTCGAGGTGTACGGGCCGCGGAAACCGGCGCGGGTCGGGCTCGTGCTGGCCATGGCGGGGTACGGCTGCGCCGCGCTGGCGAGTTCCGTGCCGCTGGTCGTCATGGGCGCGGTGATCGGCGGTTTCGGCTCCGGTACGGCTACGGCGGTGGCCGCGGCGGGCATCGCCGCCCAGCGCGATCCGCACCGGACCTCGTCGCTCGGTCTGCTGAGCGTCTCCGCGACAGCGGGTGCCCTCTATCTGACGATCCCGCACCTCGGCGGCGGACACCGGCTGCCGTTCGCCTCGATCGCCCTGGTCGCGCTGCTCGTCTGGCCCGCCACGGCACGGCTCGGCCACGCCGGGAGCGGCAGCCCTGCCGCTCCCGTCTCGCGTCGGCTGCCGCACCGCCGCTCCGGCCTGGTGCTGGCGGGCGGCATGCTCGTCTGGTCCATGGCGCAGAACGCGCTGTGGGGCGTCAGCAGCCGGATCGGGGTGGCGCAGGTGGGACTCTCCGAGGTCACCATCGGCGCGGTGTTCGCCGCCGCGCTCGGTGCGGGGCTGCTCGGGGTGATGGGCGCCGGGATGCTCGGGGCCAGGCTCGGCCGGGCGGTGCCGATCGGTGTCGGCACACTGATCATCGCGGCGAGCATCGTGCTCAGCTCGTCCGCGCGGAGCCTCGGCTCGTTCGCGACCGCCGAGATCCTGTGGAACACCGTCTACCCGGTGGTCCTGTCGTACCTGATCGGCCTGGCCGCGTCCCTGGACGTACGCGGGCGCTGGGCGGTCCTCGCGGGCTCCGCGTCATCGGTCGGGGTGGCCTGCGGGCCGGTCCTCGGCAGCGTGCTGTCCGAACAGGCCGGGTACCCGGTCATGGGCCTGGTCCTGGGGGCCGTCACGCTCCTGGTCGCGGCCCCGGTCACGGCCGTCGCCCTGCACACCGGTGGCCGTCCGCTGGTGCCGGGATCGGTGCGCCGCCGGGGTGGCGCCCCGGCCGCGCTGCTCGCCGTCACCACCGGGGCGGTGCCCGGCGCCGTGCCCAGGCTGGGCGCGCCCGAGCAGGCCGTCACGGAGATCAGCCTGCCCGTGCGCCGCAGGCGCCCGGTCAGGAACGCGTTCCGGACAGCCGGCCCGTCGGGCGGGGCCGGTCAGTCGAACGCATACGCCTCGACCTCGGACAGGTAG
- a CDS encoding adenosine deaminase — MHLPKAELHLHIEGTLEPELAFALAARNGVQLPYADTEELRTAYLFDDLQTFLDLYYALMAVLRTEEDFEELADAYLTRAAAQGVRHAEIFFDPQAHTARGVPIGTVVEGLGRALDRSEEKHGISTQLIMCFLRDQSAESALRTLESAKPYLHRISAVGLDSAEVGHPPVKFREVYEAAGALGLRKVAHAGEEGPPEYIREALDVLGVERIDHGLRCMEDADLVKRLVADRVPLTLCPLSNVRLRAIDTLEQHPLRDMMAAGLLCTVNSDDPAYFGGYVGDTFHAVHEALGLDREQLRTLARNSFEAAFLDHDEERRARYLSEVEAYAFD, encoded by the coding sequence GTGCACCTTCCCAAAGCCGAACTCCACCTCCACATCGAGGGAACCCTCGAACCCGAGCTGGCCTTTGCGCTCGCCGCACGCAACGGCGTGCAACTCCCGTACGCGGACACCGAAGAGCTGCGCACCGCCTATCTCTTCGACGATCTGCAGACCTTCCTCGACCTGTACTACGCGCTGATGGCCGTGCTCCGGACCGAGGAGGACTTCGAGGAGCTCGCCGACGCGTACCTCACCCGCGCCGCCGCCCAGGGCGTCCGGCACGCCGAGATCTTCTTCGACCCGCAGGCGCACACCGCACGCGGCGTCCCGATCGGCACCGTCGTCGAGGGGCTCGGCCGGGCGCTGGACCGCAGCGAGGAGAAGCACGGCATCTCCACCCAGCTGATCATGTGCTTCCTGCGCGACCAGTCCGCCGAATCGGCGCTGCGCACCCTGGAGTCCGCGAAGCCGTACCTGCACCGGATCAGCGCGGTCGGCCTCGACTCGGCGGAGGTCGGGCACCCGCCCGTCAAATTCCGCGAGGTGTACGAGGCCGCCGGAGCGCTCGGGCTGCGCAAGGTCGCCCACGCCGGCGAGGAGGGCCCGCCCGAGTACATCCGGGAGGCCCTGGACGTCCTCGGTGTCGAACGCATCGACCACGGGCTGCGCTGCATGGAGGACGCGGACCTGGTGAAGCGGCTGGTCGCCGACCGGGTGCCGCTCACCCTCTGCCCGCTGTCCAACGTACGGCTGCGCGCCATCGACACCCTGGAACAGCACCCGCTGCGGGACATGATGGCCGCCGGACTGCTCTGCACGGTGAACTCCGACGACCCCGCCTACTTCGGCGGCTACGTCGGAGACACCTTCCACGCCGTCCACGAGGCGCTCGGCCTGGACCGGGAGCAGCTGCGCACGCTGGCCCGTAACTCCTTCGAGGCGGCCTTCCTCGACCACGACGAGGAGCGCAGGGCGCGCTACCTGTCCGAGGTCGAGGCGTATGCGTTCGACTGA
- a CDS encoding ribonuclease Z has protein sequence MSVRELVVLGTASQVPTRHRNHNGYLLRWDGEGILFDPGEGTQRQMLRAGVAAHDIDRICVTHFHGDHSLGLAGVIQRINLDQVPHPVTAHYPASGQRFFERLRYATAYRESVELTEAPVAADGVLATTDAYTLSSHRLSHPVESYGYRLVEPDARRMLPAKLAEHGIRGPDVGRIQREGALGAVTLDDVSERRRGQRFAFIMDTRLCDGVHVLAEGCDLLVIESTFLDEDERLATDHGHLTAGQAARVARDAGVRHLVLTHFSQRYDDPAVFETQARNAGFEGELTVARDLGRVPVPTRHI, from the coding sequence GTGTCCGTACGCGAACTCGTGGTCCTCGGTACTGCCAGCCAGGTCCCGACCAGGCACCGCAACCACAACGGCTATCTGCTGCGCTGGGACGGCGAGGGCATCCTCTTCGACCCGGGTGAGGGCACCCAGCGCCAGATGCTGCGGGCCGGCGTCGCCGCGCACGACATCGACCGGATCTGCGTCACGCACTTCCACGGCGACCACTCGCTCGGCCTGGCCGGGGTCATCCAGCGGATCAACCTCGACCAGGTCCCGCACCCGGTCACCGCGCACTACCCGGCGAGCGGACAGCGTTTCTTCGAGCGGCTGCGGTACGCGACCGCCTACCGCGAGTCCGTCGAGCTGACCGAGGCCCCGGTCGCCGCCGACGGGGTGCTCGCCACCACGGACGCGTACACGCTCAGCAGCCACCGGCTCTCGCACCCCGTCGAGTCGTACGGCTACCGGCTCGTCGAACCCGACGCGCGCCGCATGCTCCCCGCGAAACTCGCCGAACACGGCATCAGGGGCCCCGACGTCGGCCGGATCCAGCGCGAGGGCGCCCTCGGCGCCGTCACCCTCGACGACGTCTCCGAGCGCAGGCGTGGCCAGCGGTTCGCGTTCATCATGGACACGAGGCTCTGCGACGGCGTGCACGTGCTCGCCGAGGGATGCGACCTGCTGGTCATCGAATCGACCTTCCTCGACGAGGACGAACGGCTCGCCACCGACCACGGCCATCTGACCGCCGGCCAGGCCGCCCGGGTGGCCAGGGACGCGGGCGTACGGCACCTCGTACTGACCCACTTCTCGCAGCGGTACGACGACCCGGCGGTCTTCGAGACCCAGGCCCGCAACGCGGGGTTCGAGGGCGAACTGACCGTTGCCCGGGACCTCGGCCGGGTTCCCGTGCCCACCCGGCACATCTGA
- a CDS encoding histidine triad nucleotide-binding protein, which translates to MAGEPQPDCLFCKIVSGEIPATIVRETETTVAFRDINPQAPTHVLVIPRVHHPDAAALAAAEPAIAADILRETGNVAADEKIVDAGYRVVLNTGSGAGQTVFHAHAHVLGGRGLQWPPG; encoded by the coding sequence ATGGCGGGAGAACCGCAGCCCGACTGCCTGTTCTGCAAGATCGTTTCGGGCGAGATCCCGGCAACCATCGTCCGGGAGACCGAAACCACCGTCGCCTTCCGGGACATCAACCCCCAGGCCCCCACCCACGTACTCGTCATCCCCCGCGTCCACCACCCGGACGCCGCCGCCCTCGCCGCCGCCGAGCCGGCCATCGCCGCCGACATACTGCGCGAGACCGGGAACGTCGCCGCCGACGAGAAGATCGTGGACGCCGGCTACCGGGTCGTCCTCAACACCGGCTCCGGCGCCGGGCAGACCGTCTTTCACGCGCACGCCCACGTCCTGGGCGGCCGCGGACTCCAGTGGCCCCCCGGCTAG